In Mycetocola zhujimingii, one DNA window encodes the following:
- a CDS encoding CynX/NimT family MFS transporter: MDPDGSRGDANRTALLAFVGVVFFALTLRTAVAATAPVLDRISEDLHLSAADYSVLSTIPPLCFAFGGLITSRITRYFGLRGTALGCLAIMLIGHTTRSLAPDFAVFLTASIAIFIGMGVGNVILPPIVKRYFPLRIAQISTVYITVLAVSTFVPPLAAVPLADLGSWRWSLAAWAILNAVAVIPWIALALSGGRRPLRLRTGAVSAPTRAQRAAGWALAAAFGVSTLNAYALFGWLPAILIDTAGFSEADAGAALALYAALALPFALLVPGLTMKMRRPALIAAIAGVSLVIGNTMLAISPTTGTMIWVIIAGLGPVLFPLCITLVMRLSRDEGEASRLGGFAQAIGYAVGALGPSVVGIGFTATGGWTFSLLFLASTGVVAIAAALVLDRVVPRAVTES; this comes from the coding sequence GTGGATCCTGACGGCTCGCGCGGAGATGCAAACCGCACGGCACTCCTGGCTTTCGTCGGGGTTGTCTTCTTTGCGCTGACGCTGCGGACCGCGGTGGCCGCGACCGCTCCGGTTCTGGATCGAATATCTGAGGACCTGCACCTTTCCGCGGCCGACTACAGCGTCTTGAGCACCATCCCACCCCTGTGCTTCGCGTTTGGTGGTCTCATCACGTCGCGGATAACTCGCTACTTCGGGCTCCGTGGGACGGCGTTGGGCTGTCTGGCGATCATGCTCATCGGGCACACCACGCGTTCCCTTGCGCCTGATTTTGCTGTGTTTCTGACGGCGAGCATCGCGATCTTCATCGGGATGGGGGTGGGGAACGTCATTCTGCCGCCGATCGTCAAGCGGTATTTCCCGCTCCGAATCGCACAGATATCCACCGTTTACATCACCGTGCTTGCGGTGAGTACCTTTGTGCCGCCGCTTGCCGCGGTGCCTTTGGCCGATCTTGGGTCGTGGCGATGGTCGCTCGCGGCCTGGGCGATCCTGAACGCGGTTGCCGTCATCCCGTGGATTGCACTTGCCCTGTCCGGTGGGCGCCGGCCTCTCCGGCTGCGAACCGGCGCGGTGAGTGCACCAACCCGTGCGCAACGAGCGGCCGGGTGGGCGCTCGCGGCGGCGTTTGGTGTCTCAACGCTCAATGCCTACGCGCTCTTTGGCTGGCTGCCCGCGATCCTCATCGACACAGCCGGTTTCTCCGAAGCCGATGCGGGTGCCGCACTGGCGCTGTACGCGGCGCTTGCTCTTCCGTTTGCTCTTTTGGTCCCAGGCCTGACGATGAAGATGCGTCGCCCAGCTCTGATCGCCGCAATAGCGGGGGTGTCGTTGGTCATCGGAAATACGATGCTCGCAATCTCGCCCACCACGGGAACGATGATCTGGGTGATCATCGCTGGTCTCGGACCCGTGTTGTTCCCGTTGTGTATCACCCTGGTTATGCGGCTATCTCGCGATGAGGGTGAGGCGAGTCGTCTCGGCGGCTTCGCGCAGGCTATCGGATACGCGGTGGGCGCGCTCGGCCCGTCCGTCGTGGGAATCGGGTTTACTGCAACCGGTGGCTGGACCTTCTCCCTCCTGTTCCTCGCGTCGACTGGTGTCGTGGCAATAGCCGCGGCACTGGTCCTTGACCGGGTGGTGCCGCGGGCCGTAACCGAGTCATAG
- a CDS encoding DUF993 family protein has protein sequence MTTAMTATQLTIPRADGTLVSHSMHEARDFPKHPAPFTSRSVFAAPHVTADIRKEYTPGAQPPVDWDATIRFRQHLFSYGIGVAEAMDTSERGPGGLDWSQAKQLITLGSQAAKDAGAQIVSGAGTDQLTDPNPSLQAVVDAYLEQLDHVESQGGSAVIRASHALVAAASNEDDYLWVYGQVLSQAKNPVIVHWLGTVFDPTLEGYWGHTDIPAAMEVVLRMARDNESKLRGIKFSLLDDELEQHFRRQVPQSIRVFTGDDYGYTDLLLGDGEGPGFHHSHGLLGVLDPIAPIASVGFAALDSGDRATFKAELDSTIPLAVKMFEKPAASYKVGVVFIAWLSGHQDHYRMVTGREGMRSLQHLTDLFVGTDALGLFPDPELSAHRMRNFLAVNGVE, from the coding sequence ATGACTACTGCAATGACTGCCACGCAACTGACCATCCCGCGCGCCGACGGAACGCTGGTGTCCCACTCGATGCACGAAGCCCGTGATTTTCCGAAGCATCCTGCCCCCTTTACCTCCCGTTCGGTGTTCGCAGCCCCGCACGTGACGGCTGACATTCGCAAGGAATACACCCCCGGCGCTCAGCCCCCGGTTGACTGGGACGCGACCATTCGGTTCCGGCAGCACCTGTTCAGCTACGGCATCGGCGTCGCGGAGGCCATGGACACCTCTGAGCGGGGGCCCGGTGGCCTTGACTGGTCGCAGGCGAAGCAGCTGATCACCCTGGGTTCCCAGGCGGCGAAGGATGCCGGGGCGCAAATTGTCAGTGGAGCGGGCACAGACCAGCTGACCGACCCGAACCCATCGCTACAGGCTGTTGTTGATGCGTACCTGGAGCAACTCGATCACGTTGAGTCGCAAGGCGGGTCCGCGGTGATCCGCGCGAGCCACGCTCTCGTGGCTGCTGCGTCCAACGAGGACGACTACCTCTGGGTTTACGGACAGGTCCTGAGCCAGGCGAAGAACCCGGTCATCGTGCACTGGCTCGGAACCGTCTTTGACCCAACTCTCGAGGGATACTGGGGCCACACCGACATTCCGGCCGCGATGGAGGTTGTTCTTCGCATGGCTCGCGACAACGAGTCAAAGCTGCGAGGCATCAAGTTCAGCCTTCTCGATGACGAACTCGAACAGCACTTCCGCCGCCAGGTACCCCAGTCCATCCGTGTGTTCACGGGCGATGACTACGGATACACCGACCTCCTGTTGGGCGATGGGGAAGGCCCCGGCTTTCACCATAGCCACGGCCTGCTGGGTGTTCTGGACCCGATCGCTCCTATCGCCTCGGTGGGATTCGCGGCTCTTGACTCCGGCGACCGCGCCACCTTCAAAGCCGAACTCGACTCCACCATCCCGCTCGCGGTGAAGATGTTCGAAAAGCCGGCCGCGAGTTACAAGGTGGGTGTTGTGTTCATCGCATGGTTGTCGGGGCACCAGGACCACTACCGGATGGTGACTGGTCGCGAGGGCATGCGCTCCCTGCAACACCTCACCGACCTTTTCGTCGGCACCGACGCGCTCGGGCTCTTCCCGGATCCTGAGCTTTCCGCGCACCGCATGCGCAACTTCCTCGCGGTAAACGGCGTGGAGTGA
- a CDS encoding CaiB/BaiF CoA transferase family protein — protein MTSAFDGIRILDFTQLEQGPSGTQVLADFGADVIKIERIDSGEIGRGQCPTIDGYSPHWSATNRNKRSLSVDVKNPEGIRLILDLVKDADIVASNFRPGVMDRLGLGYDDLSAVNPRIIVAYASGYGQTGPYAHRRGQDLAAQAISGLMALTGSADGPPTPSGTFMIDYLASMQFAQGMMVALAARERTGRGQVVDSCLLNAAIASHLQEGTTYLNTGQEYPRPEAGIAHAHNTALYGYYETKDGSWFVLIGEFYISEPWKRAARALGLPDDVVNDERFQTTEGLREHTAETTEIIRTAALTFDRDDLMARFEAEDVLTAPVNDYDDVFADPQVLHNEMVLTKSVPGLGDMKFVGIPVKLSDTPGALRMAPPSLGEHTDEVLAELGLSPEAIAQLRSGGVIGSEATRTPRVW, from the coding sequence ATGACCTCCGCTTTTGACGGCATCCGGATTCTCGACTTCACTCAGCTCGAGCAAGGTCCGAGTGGCACCCAGGTGCTCGCAGATTTCGGCGCCGACGTCATCAAGATTGAACGCATCGACAGCGGCGAGATCGGCCGGGGACAGTGCCCAACGATTGACGGCTATAGCCCCCACTGGTCCGCGACGAACCGAAACAAGCGGTCCCTCTCCGTCGACGTCAAGAACCCCGAGGGCATCCGATTAATTCTCGACCTCGTCAAAGATGCAGACATTGTTGCGAGCAACTTTCGGCCAGGGGTTATGGACAGGCTTGGCCTGGGCTACGACGACCTCAGCGCCGTGAATCCGCGCATCATTGTTGCTTACGCTTCGGGCTACGGCCAGACCGGGCCATACGCTCACCGGCGCGGACAAGATCTTGCCGCGCAGGCTATCAGCGGCCTTATGGCTCTCACGGGCAGCGCGGATGGGCCGCCCACCCCATCCGGTACGTTCATGATCGATTACCTGGCGTCGATGCAGTTTGCGCAGGGAATGATGGTCGCGCTGGCGGCGCGTGAGCGTACCGGTCGTGGTCAGGTGGTCGATTCGTGCCTGCTGAACGCGGCGATCGCCAGCCACTTGCAGGAGGGGACGACCTACCTCAACACGGGCCAGGAGTATCCGCGCCCCGAAGCAGGAATCGCCCACGCACACAACACTGCCCTGTACGGCTATTACGAGACCAAAGACGGCTCGTGGTTCGTTTTGATCGGCGAGTTCTACATTTCGGAGCCGTGGAAGCGAGCGGCTCGTGCTCTCGGACTGCCGGACGACGTGGTCAACGACGAACGTTTTCAGACGACGGAGGGCCTCCGCGAACACACCGCGGAGACCACGGAGATCATTCGCACTGCCGCGCTCACATTCGACCGCGACGACCTGATGGCCCGGTTTGAGGCTGAAGACGTTCTGACTGCTCCGGTGAACGACTACGACGACGTGTTCGCGGACCCGCAGGTGCTCCACAACGAAATGGTTCTCACCAAATCCGTGCCGGGCCTCGGGGACATGAAGTTCGTCGGTATCCCGGTCAAGCTTTCGGATACGCCAGGTGCTCTCCGGATGGCGCCCCCTTCCTTAGGTGAGCACACCGACGAAGTTCTGGCCGAGCTCGGGCTGTCACCGGAGGCGATTGCGCAGCTGCGGTCAGGTGGGGTGATCGGATCGGAAGCCACCCGAACTCCGCGAGTCTGGTGA
- a CDS encoding acyl CoA:acetate/3-ketoacid CoA transferase codes for MIAASSQPSRRESLRLSPEQAAELVPSAGTIAVGGSGSLLQVPESILEAIGARFAKSGSPLALDVVHVMGLGDRQGRGIDHLAKPGLTRRFIGSHFVLSPAEQRMIAANEVEAIGLPAGTISLLYREIAAGRPGLFTDIGLETFVDPRLSWGRMNACTTEGMSELVTVGGREWLFYPTFPIDVAIIRASVADEDGNLSMDEEAALSDNLAIAQAARNTGGIVIAEVKRVVPRGEIPAARVRVPGVLVDHVVETTYPMQTPVTVFDPARTGAGPATDVVVEPLPLTHLKTIARRAVAELHPGAVVNLGVGAANGISYVALEEGVLDEVTLTVEQGLFGGLPGIGFDSGTATNPSALIDMSAQFDFYDGGGLDIAGLGFAEVGRSGDVNVARVGPVPIGPGGFIDISQKADTVVFCGTFTGGGLLVRIDDGKVVIEREGRYVKFVDAVDEVAFSAEKARREGRRAVYVTERAVFELRDGGLVLTEVAPGISLYRDILDLLDFRMPVAANLKSMDPRIFQPEPMGIRLRPAPSRLPHTPSRSNTETR; via the coding sequence ATGATTGCCGCGTCATCGCAGCCTTCCAGGCGGGAATCCCTCCGGCTGAGCCCTGAGCAAGCGGCCGAACTCGTTCCGTCCGCCGGCACGATCGCGGTGGGCGGAAGCGGGTCGCTGCTCCAGGTGCCCGAAAGCATCCTCGAGGCAATCGGCGCGCGTTTCGCGAAATCCGGATCTCCGTTGGCGCTGGACGTTGTCCACGTGATGGGACTTGGCGACCGTCAGGGGCGCGGAATCGACCATCTCGCGAAACCGGGACTCACCCGTCGGTTCATTGGCTCGCACTTCGTTCTCAGCCCGGCTGAGCAAAGGATGATTGCGGCGAACGAGGTCGAAGCGATTGGTCTTCCCGCCGGCACGATTTCACTGTTGTACCGCGAAATTGCTGCGGGCCGCCCCGGACTCTTCACCGACATCGGGCTGGAAACTTTCGTGGACCCTCGCCTTTCGTGGGGACGAATGAACGCGTGCACGACGGAGGGGATGAGCGAACTCGTCACCGTCGGAGGCCGCGAATGGCTCTTCTACCCGACCTTCCCCATCGACGTTGCAATTATCCGGGCCTCGGTTGCGGATGAGGACGGCAACCTCAGCATGGATGAAGAGGCAGCCCTGAGTGACAACCTCGCCATCGCCCAGGCTGCCCGCAACACCGGTGGCATCGTCATCGCCGAAGTCAAACGCGTCGTGCCTCGCGGAGAAATCCCGGCCGCACGCGTACGGGTTCCAGGCGTCCTCGTCGATCATGTCGTCGAGACCACGTACCCGATGCAAACGCCCGTCACCGTTTTCGATCCTGCGCGCACCGGCGCCGGGCCGGCCACAGACGTTGTCGTGGAGCCGCTTCCGCTGACCCACCTCAAGACCATCGCGCGGCGAGCCGTCGCTGAACTTCACCCGGGCGCGGTCGTGAATCTCGGGGTCGGCGCGGCAAACGGGATCTCGTATGTCGCCCTGGAAGAAGGCGTGCTTGACGAGGTCACCCTGACCGTTGAGCAGGGGCTCTTCGGCGGGCTCCCGGGGATCGGCTTCGACAGTGGCACTGCGACGAACCCTTCCGCACTGATCGACATGTCTGCACAGTTCGACTTCTACGACGGAGGCGGTCTCGACATTGCCGGGCTCGGTTTCGCAGAGGTCGGGCGCTCCGGCGACGTCAATGTCGCTCGAGTAGGGCCGGTCCCGATCGGGCCAGGCGGATTCATCGATATCTCCCAGAAGGCCGACACAGTGGTCTTTTGCGGCACCTTCACCGGCGGCGGTCTTCTCGTTCGTATTGACGATGGCAAGGTCGTCATCGAGCGTGAAGGCCGATACGTGAAGTTCGTCGACGCCGTCGACGAGGTCGCGTTCTCAGCCGAGAAGGCGCGCCGTGAGGGTCGCCGGGCTGTCTATGTGACCGAGCGGGCCGTCTTCGAACTCCGCGACGGTGGGCTCGTTCTCACGGAGGTCGCGCCCGGTATCTCCCTCTATCGGGACATTCTCGATCTCCTTGATTTTCGGATGCCCGTTGCGGCGAATCTGAAGTCGATGGACCCGAGGATATTCCAGCCTGAGCCGATGGGGATTCGCCTCAGGCCCGCCCCATCCCGTCTCCCTCACACCCCTTCTCGCTCCAACACAGAAACACGGTGA
- a CDS encoding enoyl-CoA hydratase/isomerase family protein → MTKFLRFTCDGPVAELELANPPLNLVTTEMLGELLDVVSTITQRHDILALIVHGGDGRAFCAGSDMTEFASVAERAAERKILPEDHALRLLASLPMPTIAAIDGPALGGGLELALACDIRVAHSTATLGLTETRIGGLAASGAVRLTTLIGPSRALELLVTGRVLSARDAERWGVVNQVSETATALETARVLAAEIAARGPLSNRLAKQLVNAAVDLPLDAALSQGVRAQELVFRSSDLREGTASFFEKRRPEFSGA, encoded by the coding sequence GTGACAAAGTTTCTCCGCTTCACATGCGACGGACCGGTAGCGGAGCTCGAACTCGCGAACCCACCACTGAACCTCGTCACAACTGAGATGCTGGGAGAGCTGCTCGACGTGGTCTCAACGATCACGCAACGTCACGACATCCTGGCCTTGATCGTGCACGGGGGTGACGGCAGGGCGTTCTGCGCCGGAAGCGACATGACCGAGTTCGCATCGGTGGCCGAGCGCGCGGCCGAGCGGAAGATTCTTCCTGAAGACCATGCCCTCCGGCTGCTGGCGTCACTGCCGATGCCCACCATCGCGGCGATCGATGGCCCCGCCCTCGGCGGAGGTCTGGAACTGGCGCTTGCCTGTGACATCCGGGTCGCTCATTCGACGGCGACGCTTGGGCTGACGGAAACGAGAATTGGTGGCCTCGCGGCTTCGGGCGCGGTGCGACTCACCACGCTCATCGGTCCTTCCCGGGCCCTGGAGCTTCTGGTCACGGGGCGCGTCCTTTCCGCGCGTGACGCTGAACGGTGGGGAGTGGTCAACCAGGTGAGCGAAACCGCGACAGCGCTTGAGACCGCACGTGTGCTGGCCGCTGAGATCGCCGCACGCGGTCCGTTGTCGAACCGTCTTGCGAAGCAGCTGGTCAACGCGGCAGTGGATCTCCCTCTCGATGCCGCCCTGTCGCAGGGAGTGCGCGCACAGGAGCTAGTATTTCGCAGCAGCGATCTGCGTGAGGGAACAGCCTCTTTCTTTGAGAAGCGACGACCCGAATTCAGCGGCGCATGA
- a CDS encoding SDR family NAD(P)-dependent oxidoreductase, whose amino-acid sequence MTDRRLQDRIAVVTGGAQGIGEGIVRRLVADGARVLIADLQYDRAAALADELNAAGASAAAARVDVADKSSVDEIPSQVEDAFGAPFDLLVCNAGVQTFQHAVDVSAEEWDRVLDVNARGTLFSMQMAARAINTDPTSFPAIVAMASIQARLGSPYYPHYSASKAAVLSLVRSFAVTLAPRGIRVNAVAPGVIDTPLWAVADEKISALKGVAPGSARESRIAAVPLGRMGTPEDVAASTSFLASSDASYITGECIHVSGGDVML is encoded by the coding sequence GTGACCGATCGTCGTCTCCAGGACAGAATCGCCGTAGTGACAGGTGGCGCACAGGGGATCGGTGAAGGCATCGTGCGTCGACTTGTTGCCGACGGCGCGCGGGTGCTGATCGCTGACCTGCAGTACGACCGTGCGGCAGCGTTGGCCGATGAGCTGAATGCGGCAGGGGCGAGCGCGGCAGCTGCCCGGGTAGACGTCGCGGACAAGTCGAGCGTCGACGAAATACCGTCTCAGGTTGAGGACGCATTCGGTGCACCGTTTGACCTCCTTGTGTGTAACGCAGGAGTGCAGACGTTCCAACACGCGGTTGATGTCAGCGCGGAAGAGTGGGACAGGGTGCTGGATGTCAACGCTCGGGGAACGCTGTTTTCCATGCAAATGGCCGCCAGGGCTATCAACACAGATCCGACCTCGTTCCCGGCGATCGTCGCTATGGCATCGATCCAGGCGCGACTTGGCTCTCCGTACTACCCCCACTATTCAGCGTCAAAGGCCGCGGTGCTGAGCCTCGTTCGATCCTTCGCGGTGACGCTGGCTCCGCGCGGAATCCGCGTGAACGCCGTCGCGCCCGGCGTCATCGATACGCCGTTGTGGGCTGTTGCCGATGAGAAGATCTCTGCATTAAAGGGAGTGGCGCCCGGCAGTGCGCGCGAATCACGAATCGCTGCGGTGCCCCTGGGCCGGATGGGGACGCCAGAGGACGTTGCCGCATCCACGTCCTTCCTCGCGTCGTCCGACGCCTCGTACATCACAGGGGAGTGCATCCACGTCAGTGGAGGGGATGTGATGCTGTGA
- a CDS encoding ABC transporter ATP-binding protein — protein sequence MTTATMNQHAGSPVEIDGVTKIFGAETAKPFQALKQIDISIEAGEFVSIVGPSGCGKSTLMLLIAGLLDKSAGEIRIGGKAVEKPITDVGIAFQDHLLLDFRTALQNVMLQADIRGLPKKKVEGRAKELFAQLRLEHAMGKYPRQLSGGMRQRVSLIRTLVHDPSLILMDEPFGALDALTRLQVRTDLEQLWLARRPTVVFITHSVEEAVGLSDRIFVMSPSPGEVVEEIKVDLPRPRPIVLGDAPEFGAYVDRIYAHFERMGVLHGITLPTTNGAA from the coding sequence ATGACAACTGCAACAATGAATCAGCACGCTGGATCCCCGGTAGAGATCGACGGGGTGACGAAGATTTTTGGTGCAGAGACGGCGAAACCGTTTCAGGCTCTGAAGCAGATCGACATATCAATCGAGGCAGGAGAGTTTGTCTCTATCGTTGGTCCTTCGGGGTGCGGCAAGAGCACACTCATGTTGCTGATTGCCGGACTCCTCGACAAGTCCGCAGGAGAAATCCGAATCGGCGGTAAGGCTGTCGAGAAGCCGATCACGGACGTCGGCATCGCTTTTCAGGATCATCTCCTGCTCGACTTCCGGACCGCGCTTCAGAATGTCATGCTCCAGGCCGACATCCGGGGGTTGCCGAAGAAGAAGGTCGAGGGTCGCGCAAAGGAACTCTTCGCTCAGCTTCGTTTGGAGCACGCGATGGGTAAATACCCGCGGCAGCTTTCCGGAGGAATGCGGCAGCGCGTCTCACTGATCCGCACCCTCGTGCACGACCCGTCGCTCATTTTGATGGACGAGCCTTTCGGTGCGCTCGATGCTCTTACCCGACTTCAGGTCCGAACGGATCTTGAGCAGTTGTGGCTGGCCCGCCGACCGACCGTTGTTTTCATTACCCACAGCGTCGAAGAAGCCGTCGGGTTGTCGGACAGGATCTTCGTGATGAGCCCCAGCCCCGGCGAGGTCGTCGAGGAAATCAAGGTTGACCTCCCCCGACCACGGCCGATCGTGCTTGGCGACGCGCCAGAGTTCGGTGCGTATGTGGATCGCATTTACGCGCACTTCGAGCGCATGGGCGTTCTGCACGGCATCACATTGCCGACAACAAACGGTGCGGCGTGA
- a CDS encoding MaoC/PaaZ C-terminal domain-containing protein: MAHLQGYTYDDLHEGLAFRSPGRTITDADLVGFAGLTGDFSELHTSDVYAEASQFGRRVAHGMLGLAYAHGLMWARTGELRQTAIAFLGIGDWRFVAPIFVGDTIFVDYVIKEIRDSRSKPDQAIATFEVKVVNQAGEVVQQGTKALLVSKTPLAAVAAAPSLAASGKDAS; encoded by the coding sequence ATGGCACACCTGCAGGGCTACACCTACGACGACTTGCACGAGGGACTGGCGTTCCGGAGTCCGGGTCGCACAATAACCGACGCCGACCTGGTTGGATTCGCCGGCCTCACGGGTGATTTCTCCGAGCTGCACACCAGCGATGTTTATGCGGAGGCGAGCCAGTTCGGTCGGCGCGTAGCCCACGGGATGCTTGGGCTCGCCTATGCGCACGGCCTCATGTGGGCGCGCACAGGTGAGCTCAGGCAGACTGCCATCGCCTTCCTTGGTATTGGGGATTGGCGTTTCGTCGCACCGATCTTCGTCGGCGACACCATCTTCGTTGACTACGTGATCAAGGAGATCCGGGATAGCAGGTCGAAGCCCGATCAGGCCATCGCGACGTTTGAAGTGAAGGTCGTCAACCAGGCCGGCGAGGTTGTCCAGCAGGGCACGAAGGCTCTCTTAGTTTCTAAAACTCCCCTCGCCGCTGTCGCGGCTGCGCCGTCCTTGGCGGCATCCGGAAAGGACGCATCATGA
- a CDS encoding ABC transporter substrate-binding protein, with translation MFRSSRNVAWVGSLAVITLALTGCSASGSSEGEGGGKAPAELTPVTFQMNWTAGGANAGFAAAVSEGIYEEYGLDVTLVEGNGSGNTAQLVSSGQADIAYADAVAVSQLIAQGAPMKVLSTIYQSNPNEVEALKETGVDSLEDLKGLKVGVPSGSSQTTMLPLFLKANGLSESDVNLVNMPNTSMVPALLQGEVDAILGSIDSYRIQLEAQGAELDTFTFADNGVPTVSTSIFASNDYMEENPDIVKAFIAASLEGWDVALDEPETAVAALKEIFSTVDTDLATQELENITPLFCSGDAVVVGRAEAAQWELTQEMLSEVELLPAGTDPTTYYTNEYLPDESDMRSC, from the coding sequence ATGTTCCGTTCATCACGCAACGTCGCGTGGGTCGGCTCCCTCGCCGTCATAACCCTCGCGCTCACCGGTTGTTCAGCTTCTGGCTCCAGCGAAGGTGAAGGGGGCGGCAAAGCTCCCGCCGAACTCACCCCGGTGACTTTCCAAATGAACTGGACGGCAGGCGGCGCCAACGCCGGCTTCGCCGCTGCCGTTTCGGAAGGCATCTACGAGGAATACGGCCTCGACGTCACTCTTGTCGAAGGCAACGGTTCAGGAAACACTGCGCAGCTCGTCTCAAGCGGCCAGGCTGACATTGCGTATGCCGACGCTGTCGCCGTGAGCCAGCTCATTGCGCAAGGTGCGCCGATGAAGGTGCTCTCCACGATCTATCAGTCGAACCCGAACGAAGTCGAAGCGTTGAAGGAGACAGGCGTCGACTCGCTTGAGGACCTCAAGGGCCTCAAGGTTGGAGTGCCGTCCGGCTCCTCACAGACCACGATGCTCCCTTTGTTCCTGAAGGCAAACGGTCTGAGCGAATCGGACGTCAACCTGGTCAACATGCCTAACACGTCGATGGTTCCTGCGCTGCTGCAGGGCGAGGTCGACGCGATTCTTGGTTCGATTGACTCGTACCGAATCCAGCTGGAAGCGCAGGGGGCTGAACTCGACACGTTCACCTTCGCCGACAACGGGGTGCCCACAGTCAGCACCTCGATCTTCGCGAGCAACGACTACATGGAGGAGAACCCGGACATCGTCAAGGCCTTCATCGCTGCAAGCCTTGAGGGCTGGGACGTGGCGCTGGATGAGCCCGAGACTGCTGTCGCGGCTCTGAAGGAGATCTTCTCGACCGTCGACACTGACCTCGCGACGCAGGAACTCGAGAACATCACGCCCCTCTTCTGCAGCGGCGACGCGGTTGTCGTTGGGCGCGCCGAGGCCGCGCAGTGGGAACTGACGCAGGAGATGCTCAGCGAGGTTGAACTGTTGCCGGCCGGCACCGACCCGACCACGTACTACACCAATGAGTACCTGCCTGACGAGTCCGACATGAGGTCGTGCTGA
- a CDS encoding ABC transporter permease, whose amino-acid sequence MASKKNAVQQAAEAGAIAPADLVKSGASEEIPPPGFQAPLSKKIRRAAWVAVPPLTFVAIVLIWALIIPIFKIPPYLLPAPLDVFVRIVDDAALLWENAQVTLTEIIVGFALTVVLAIPLGLLIALSKWAKQALYPPIMLLQLVPKIAVAPLFLVWLGFGIESKILLTVLMTFFPLLLASISGFQILDERLLYLTKSMGASTFQTFRYLRFPAALPIIFSGIKTSATIAATAAIVAEFVGSNNGLGYVLLRGTSTLDTELIFAVLVVLTVIGVAINYIVEFAEWLMTPWQRTKLG is encoded by the coding sequence ATGGCATCGAAAAAGAACGCGGTTCAGCAAGCGGCCGAGGCCGGCGCGATTGCCCCGGCGGATCTCGTGAAGAGCGGTGCCTCAGAGGAGATTCCACCACCAGGGTTCCAGGCGCCGTTGTCGAAGAAGATTCGCAGGGCCGCGTGGGTGGCCGTTCCGCCCCTGACCTTCGTGGCAATCGTCCTTATCTGGGCCCTCATCATCCCCATCTTCAAGATCCCGCCGTACCTGTTGCCTGCCCCGCTTGACGTCTTCGTCAGGATCGTCGATGATGCCGCGTTGCTCTGGGAAAACGCGCAGGTCACCCTGACAGAGATCATCGTGGGCTTCGCGTTGACCGTCGTTCTCGCTATCCCGCTCGGCCTGCTTATTGCTCTGTCCAAGTGGGCGAAGCAGGCGCTTTACCCACCGATCATGCTCCTTCAGCTGGTGCCGAAGATCGCTGTCGCTCCGCTGTTCCTGGTGTGGCTGGGATTTGGCATCGAGTCGAAGATTCTGCTCACCGTCCTGATGACGTTCTTCCCACTGCTGCTCGCCAGCATCAGCGGTTTCCAAATTCTCGATGAGCGGCTGCTGTACCTCACGAAGTCCATGGGAGCGAGCACCTTCCAGACGTTCCGATACCTCAGGTTCCCGGCCGCACTGCCGATCATCTTCTCGGGAATCAAGACATCCGCGACAATCGCAGCGACCGCGGCCATCGTCGCGGAATTCGTCGGATCGAACAACGGGCTCGGGTATGTCCTGCTCCGCGGGACCAGCACCCTCGACACCGAACTCATTTTCGCCGTCCTCGTCGTACTCACTGTCATCGGCGTGGCCATCAACTACATCGTCGAGTTCGCTGAGTGGCTCATGACTCCATGGCAGCGCACCAAGCTCGGCTGA